The Desulfomicrobium orale DSM 12838 genome includes a window with the following:
- a CDS encoding helix-turn-helix transcriptional regulator yields MNMPESYRQIEVKSYDVPFSRLSRPVFWFNDSLRAGTWSNRHIHDDWGELAFVRAGYMVVCAEPGNYLAPPHRAVWIPPGLSHEWYLPEDSIDCSLYVRPDVLREYPRFLSYHALEISPLVRELIVFLSVQDWPYPEGVVSRAVAVLFDQLVLAPETDMPLAMPHDRRLIGLCTALLKEPHICRTVPQWCDLLGMSERTLARLFKEQTGETFGRWRQKIRLQHAAVELRTGASVTSVALGCGYASVSAFISAFKDFFGCTPGRMP; encoded by the coding sequence ATGAACATGCCGGAATCGTACAGGCAGATCGAGGTCAAAAGCTACGATGTGCCCTTTTCGCGGCTGTCCCGTCCTGTTTTCTGGTTCAACGACAGCCTCCGGGCGGGCACCTGGAGCAATCGTCACATCCATGACGACTGGGGCGAACTGGCCTTTGTCCGCGCGGGCTATATGGTCGTCTGCGCCGAGCCCGGCAACTATCTGGCCCCGCCCCACCGGGCCGTCTGGATTCCGCCCGGCCTGTCCCACGAATGGTATCTGCCCGAAGATTCCATTGATTGCAGCCTCTATGTCCGGCCCGATGTCTTAAGAGAATACCCGCGTTTTCTGTCCTACCACGCGCTGGAAATTTCCCCGCTCGTCAGGGAACTCATCGTTTTTCTGTCCGTCCAGGACTGGCCCTACCCGGAGGGCGTCGTATCCAGAGCCGTGGCCGTGCTGTTCGACCAGCTCGTCCTGGCCCCGGAAACGGACATGCCTCTCGCCATGCCCCACGACCGCCGCCTGATCGGGCTGTGCACCGCATTGCTCAAGGAGCCGCACATCTGCCGCACCGTCCCCCAGTGGTGCGATCTGCTGGGCATGTCGGAACGCACTCTGGCCCGTCTGTTCAAGGAGCAGACCGGAGAAACATTCGGCCGCTGGCGGCAGAAAATCCGGCTTCAGCACGCGGCCGTGGAACTGAGAACCGGGGCCAGTGTCACCTCGGTGGCCCTTGGCTGCGGCTACGCGTCGGTCTCCGCGTTCATCTCCGCGTTCAAGGATTTTTTCGGCTGCACTCCGGGCAGGATGCCCTGA
- a CDS encoding class I SAM-dependent methyltransferase, giving the protein MNGQRAFFDSRAEGWEERCYPPDVRVRLEELVREFGVTPGSRVLDAGTGPGVLQPCLRRILGGDGILAAFDISGNMIRQARRKQLAPRDLFFQGDALHMAVRRNWFDHVICFAAFPHFADPALALEELARAARPGGEVIIAHLMSREELTRHHGSAKAVADDLLPRAADMERFFLRAGLSRPDITDRPGRYLARARKTGTTQPDAE; this is encoded by the coding sequence ATGAACGGGCAGCGAGCCTTCTTCGACAGCCGGGCCGAGGGGTGGGAAGAACGGTGCTACCCGCCCGACGTCCGGGTCCGTCTGGAAGAGCTGGTGCGGGAGTTCGGCGTCACGCCCGGCTCCCGCGTGCTGGACGCGGGCACCGGACCGGGCGTGCTCCAGCCCTGTCTGCGCCGCATTCTCGGAGGTGACGGCATTCTCGCGGCCTTCGACATTTCGGGCAACATGATCCGCCAGGCCCGGCGCAAGCAGCTCGCCCCGCGGGACCTGTTCTTTCAGGGCGATGCACTGCACATGGCCGTGCGCAGGAACTGGTTCGACCATGTCATCTGCTTTGCCGCATTCCCGCATTTCGCCGACCCGGCCCTGGCGCTGGAAGAACTGGCCCGCGCGGCCAGACCGGGCGGAGAAGTCATCATCGCGCATCTGATGAGCCGCGAAGAACTGACCAGACATCACGGCTCCGCGAAAGCCGTGGCGGACGACCTGCTTCCCCGCGCGGCGGACATGGAACGCTTCTTCCTCCGGGCCGGACTCTCCAGACCGGACATCACTGATCGTCCGGGACGCTATCTGGCCCGCGCCCGGAAAACCGGCACAACGCAGCCGGACGCGGAATAA
- a CDS encoding metal ABC transporter ATP-binding protein, with translation MTTTAPSSLRPPHLEVHALTCRFGREPAVQNVHLDVASGEHVAIVGGNGSGKTTLLRAIMGLHRGWTGSIRLNGTELPASPEKAHPGMAWMPQHLPKGQFPFTVEELLRAGTEETAVLDAAGELGIGGLLQRPLSALSGGQRQRAYLARALGMLHEGASLLLADEPTAALDFGGQEQVAEILAVLPATMIVVTHDPNMACKCHRVLHMAQGRVREATDEWIPAS, from the coding sequence ATGACCACAACTGCCCCCAGTTCCCTGCGACCTCCGCATCTGGAGGTCCACGCCCTGACCTGCCGTTTCGGCCGTGAACCGGCCGTACAGAACGTGCATCTGGATGTGGCTTCCGGCGAGCATGTCGCCATTGTCGGCGGCAACGGATCGGGCAAGACCACACTGCTTCGGGCCATCATGGGACTACATCGGGGCTGGACCGGCTCCATCCGCCTGAACGGGACGGAACTGCCCGCCAGTCCGGAAAAAGCCCATCCCGGCATGGCCTGGATGCCCCAGCATCTGCCCAAGGGGCAGTTTCCCTTTACCGTGGAAGAACTGCTCCGGGCCGGGACCGAAGAAACGGCGGTTCTGGACGCGGCCGGAGAACTGGGCATCGGCGGCCTCCTGCAGCGGCCGCTGTCAGCTCTGTCCGGCGGACAACGGCAACGGGCCTACCTGGCCAGAGCCCTCGGCATGCTGCATGAGGGCGCGAGCCTGTTGCTGGCCGACGAACCCACGGCCGCTCTGGACTTTGGGGGTCAGGAACAGGTGGCGGAGATACTCGCCGTCCTGCCCGCGACCATGATCGTAGTCACCCACGATCCGAACATGGCCTGCAAATGCCACCGTGTCCTGCACATGGCCCAGGGCCGCGTCCGGGAAGCGACGGACGAATGGATACCGGCATCCTGA
- a CDS encoding metal ABC transporter permease: MDTGILSVLTLPPVQHGFAALILSGLGLPLVGVFIVGLNIYPIRFTVMHVALLGAALGLVFSLEPLIPALILCALAGRLLALFSERPAGAPGAMGFLMVLAIALAFLVLSISGVHANAAFELLWGSLLAVRPVEVLLLGLISLGLAALFVWKRRSLALLLYDRELAWCSGVPVRSLTVALYVAIAVAIAASIRLTGALLVDAVTILPALAARNTGSSLNSIAAWAVFFGLSGNVAGFFLAVLLDQPLGPILVLTAGTITLCSYFWKERQT, translated from the coding sequence ATGGATACCGGCATCCTGAGCGTGCTGACTCTGCCGCCGGTGCAGCATGGCTTCGCCGCCCTGATCCTCTCGGGGCTGGGGTTGCCGCTGGTGGGCGTGTTCATCGTGGGGCTGAACATTTACCCTATCCGCTTCACGGTCATGCACGTGGCCCTGCTGGGAGCGGCTCTGGGACTGGTCTTTTCCCTGGAACCGCTCATTCCGGCCCTCATCCTGTGCGCTCTGGCCGGACGCCTGCTGGCCCTTTTCTCCGAACGCCCGGCCGGAGCCCCCGGAGCCATGGGCTTTCTCATGGTTCTGGCCATCGCTCTGGCGTTTCTGGTGCTTTCCATAAGCGGCGTCCACGCCAACGCCGCCTTCGAACTGCTCTGGGGCTCCCTCCTGGCCGTGCGGCCCGTGGAGGTCCTCCTGCTGGGCCTGATCAGTCTGGGACTTGCGGCTCTCTTTGTCTGGAAGCGCCGCAGTCTGGCCCTGCTCCTCTACGACAGGGAACTGGCCTGGTGCTCCGGAGTGCCGGTCCGGAGTCTGACCGTAGCCCTCTATGTGGCCATCGCCGTGGCCATTGCCGCATCCATCCGGCTGACCGGCGCGCTGCTGGTGGACGCGGTGACCATTCTCCCGGCCCTGGCCGCGCGCAATACCGGCTCCAGTCTGAACTCCATTGCTGCCTGGGCGGTTTTCTTCGGTCTGAGCGGCAACGTGGCCGGTTTTTTTCTGGCCGTCCTGCTGGATCAGCCGCTGGGTCCCATTCTGGTGCTCACGGCCGGAACCATCACCTTGTGCTCCTATTTCTGGAAAGAAAGACAGACATGA
- a CDS encoding metal ABC transporter solute-binding protein, Zn/Mn family → MKRMLFFLLFLALPATLQAEARVVASTGWAAALARAAGAEQVPVIAPENLQHPPDYDPKPSDLLKVRGADFVLLGGFEGFAQRLRDAAGGTARIVKVRLNNSPQTVREEVLRLGELFGTQDRAAAFVREFDREYARLAGELRQHFAARGKRAVAHKFMTVWADFAGLEPAGVFGPGPLQPGELLRLAGQKPDLVLDNAHMPTGGPIAESAGCGRAVMINFPGPGMDLLDVFRANARALMDATSE, encoded by the coding sequence ATGAAACGCATGCTCTTTTTTCTGCTTTTTCTCGCCCTTCCCGCCACCCTTCAGGCCGAAGCGCGTGTTGTGGCCTCCACCGGATGGGCCGCCGCCCTGGCCCGCGCGGCCGGAGCGGAACAGGTGCCGGTCATCGCCCCGGAAAATCTGCAGCATCCGCCGGATTACGATCCCAAGCCGTCGGATCTGCTCAAGGTGCGCGGCGCGGATTTCGTTCTGCTTGGAGGCTTCGAAGGCTTTGCCCAGCGTCTGCGGGACGCCGCCGGCGGTACCGCCCGGATAGTGAAGGTGCGCCTGAACAACAGCCCCCAGACTGTCCGCGAGGAAGTGCTGCGCTTGGGTGAGCTTTTCGGAACCCAGGACAGGGCCGCCGCTTTCGTCCGGGAATTCGACCGGGAATACGCCCGCCTCGCAGGAGAGTTGCGGCAACATTTCGCGGCCAGAGGCAAGCGGGCCGTGGCGCATAAATTCATGACCGTCTGGGCGGACTTCGCCGGGCTCGAACCGGCCGGAGTCTTCGGTCCCGGCCCCCTGCAACCCGGCGAGCTGCTGCGGCTGGCCGGACAGAAACCCGATCTGGTGCTGGACAACGCGCACATGCCCACGGGCGGCCCCATTGCCGAATCAGCCGGGTGCGGCCGGGCCGTCATGATCAATTTTCCAGGACCGGGCATGGATCTGCTGGACGTATTCCGGGCCAATGCACGGGCTCTTATGGACGCAACAAGCGAATAA
- a CDS encoding methionine ABC transporter ATP-binding protein, protein MTDNPIIILQGLEKRFSGKNADVFALRGIDLAMGQGDIFGIIGKSGAGKSTLVRCINMLERPTGGSVLFEGRDLCRLPESALREARRSMGMIFQQFNLLMQRTALQNVCFPLELTGMRPAEARKRASELLTLVGLAKRMDSYPSKLSGGQKQRVAIARALATNPRVLLSDEATSALDPATTDSILALIKDINAQLGITAVVITHEMSVIEKICSHVAIISKGKIVEHGPVEDVFFHPQTEAARRLVLPEALQNLPQTNLYRLIFNGRSSFEPIIANMVLECGCPVNIMYADTRDINGVAFGQMLLQLPEQEKPRAQILAYAKARGIMLEEMKHV, encoded by the coding sequence ATGACGGACAACCCCATCATCATTCTTCAAGGGCTGGAAAAGCGCTTTTCCGGTAAAAACGCCGATGTGTTCGCCCTGCGGGGCATCGACCTCGCCATGGGCCAGGGAGACATTTTCGGCATCATCGGCAAAAGCGGCGCGGGCAAATCCACGCTGGTGCGCTGCATCAACATGCTGGAGCGCCCCACAGGCGGCAGCGTCCTCTTTGAAGGCCGGGATCTCTGCCGTCTGCCCGAGTCCGCCCTGCGCGAGGCCCGGCGCTCCATGGGCATGATCTTTCAGCAGTTCAACCTGCTCATGCAGCGCACGGCCCTGCAGAATGTCTGCTTCCCGCTGGAACTGACGGGCATGCGCCCGGCCGAAGCCCGCAAACGGGCCTCGGAGCTGCTGACTCTGGTGGGCCTGGCCAAGCGCATGGATTCCTACCCCTCGAAGCTTTCCGGGGGCCAGAAGCAGCGTGTGGCCATCGCCCGCGCCCTGGCCACCAATCCGCGCGTGCTGCTCAGCGACGAGGCCACCTCCGCCCTGGATCCGGCCACCACAGACTCCATTCTCGCGCTCATCAAGGACATCAATGCCCAGCTCGGCATCACGGCTGTGGTCATCACCCACGAAATGAGCGTCATCGAAAAGATTTGCAGCCACGTGGCTATCATCAGCAAGGGAAAAATCGTGGAGCACGGACCGGTGGAAGACGTTTTCTTCCATCCGCAGACCGAAGCCGCCCGCCGTCTGGTCCTGCCCGAAGCCCTGCAGAACCTGCCGCAGACCAATCTGTACCGCCTCATCTTCAACGGGCGGTCATCCTTCGAGCCAATCATCGCCAACATGGTGCTGGAATGCGGCTGCCCCGTGAACATCATGTACGCCGACACCCGCGACATCAACGGCGTGGCCTTCGGCCAGATGCTGCTGCAGCTGCCCGAACAGGAGAAACCCCGCGCGCAGATCCTGGCCTATGCCAAAGCCCGCGGCATCATGCTGGAGGAAATGAAACATGTTTGA
- a CDS encoding methionine ABC transporter permease: protein MFDRQTVEMLLTGVWDTLYMTVAATLFSYVFGMVMGVVLVICRKDGIRPHALVYNVLDVVVNLTRSFPFLILMIAVIPFTRFLVGTTIGNNATVVPLVLAAAPFVARLVEASLLEVDNGVVEAAQSMGASTWQIVTKVLLPEARPSLINGSAVSAITILGYSAMSGAVGGGGLGKLAIMYGYNRYQTDIMIITVILLIVIVQVFQSFGSWATRRSDKRL, encoded by the coding sequence ATGTTTGACCGGCAGACCGTGGAGATGCTGCTCACGGGCGTGTGGGACACGCTCTACATGACCGTGGCGGCGACGCTTTTTTCCTATGTGTTCGGCATGGTCATGGGAGTGGTGCTGGTCATCTGCCGCAAGGACGGCATCCGGCCCCACGCGCTGGTCTACAATGTGCTGGACGTGGTGGTGAACCTCACGCGCTCCTTTCCCTTCCTGATCCTGATGATCGCGGTCATTCCCTTCACCCGTTTTCTGGTGGGCACCACCATCGGCAACAACGCCACCGTGGTGCCGCTGGTGCTGGCCGCCGCGCCCTTTGTGGCCCGGCTGGTGGAAGCCTCCCTGCTGGAGGTGGACAACGGCGTGGTGGAAGCGGCCCAGAGCATGGGAGCCAGCACCTGGCAGATCGTCACCAAGGTGCTGCTGCCCGAAGCGCGGCCCTCGCTGATCAACGGCAGCGCCGTGTCGGCCATCACCATCCTCGGCTATTCGGCCATGTCCGGGGCCGTGGGCGGCGGCGGGCTGGGCAAGCTGGCCATCATGTACGGATACAACCGCTACCAGACCGATATCATGATCATTACGGTGATCCTGCTGATCGTCATCGTGCAGGTCTTCCAGAGCTTCGGCAGCTGGGCCACGCGCCGCAGCGACAAACGTTTGTAG
- a CDS encoding MetQ/NlpA family ABC transporter substrate-binding protein gives MKKLFPAFAILLATAFLYCNAHAAGTITVGASPTPHAEILAEAAKLLQPQGYTVKIVEYSDYVQPNMALDSKELDANYFQHKPYLDDFNAQKGTRLGSMGPVHYEPFGIYAGKSKSLKDLKEGALVAVPNDATNEGRALLLLEAEGFIKLKQGSGLTATIRDVEENPRKLKIQEIEAAQLVRSLPDVDIAIINGNYAILGGLNVADALAVEAADSVAASTYANILAVREGDEKRPELQALYKALVSPELAKFMEKYKGAVLPSVK, from the coding sequence ATGAAGAAACTCTTTCCGGCTTTTGCCATCCTGCTGGCCACGGCTTTTCTGTACTGTAACGCCCACGCTGCGGGCACCATCACCGTGGGGGCCTCCCCCACGCCCCATGCGGAAATCCTCGCCGAGGCCGCCAAGCTGTTGCAGCCGCAGGGCTATACCGTGAAGATCGTGGAATATTCCGACTACGTGCAGCCCAACATGGCGCTGGACAGCAAGGAGCTGGACGCCAACTACTTCCAGCACAAACCCTACCTGGATGATTTCAACGCCCAGAAAGGCACCAGACTCGGTTCCATGGGCCCGGTGCATTACGAGCCCTTCGGCATCTACGCGGGCAAGAGCAAGAGTCTAAAGGATCTGAAAGAAGGCGCGCTGGTGGCCGTGCCCAATGACGCCACCAACGAGGGCCGCGCACTGCTGCTTCTGGAGGCCGAGGGCTTCATCAAGCTGAAGCAGGGCTCCGGGCTGACCGCCACCATCCGCGATGTCGAGGAGAATCCCAGGAAGCTCAAAATTCAGGAAATCGAGGCCGCCCAGCTGGTGCGCTCCCTGCCCGATGTGGACATCGCCATCATCAACGGCAACTACGCCATCCTCGGCGGCCTGAACGTCGCCGACGCTCTGGCGGTGGAAGCCGCCGACTCCGTGGCCGCGTCCACCTACGCCAATATCCTGGCCGTGCGCGAAGGAGATGAAAAGCGCCCCGAACTCCAGGCCCTGTACAAGGCCCTTGTCAGCCCCGAGCTGGCCAAGTTCATGGAAAAGTACAAGGGCGCGGTTTTGCCTTCCGTGAAATAG
- a CDS encoding pyridoxal phosphate-dependent aminotransferase: protein MILSSRIEDYLSRASWIRRMFEAGIELKKQYGADNVYDFSLGNPDLAPPAAVAAGLRKLADEAEKPFAFGYMPNAGYPQVREQLARTVSAEQGAAVSAANVIMTCGAAGGINALFRAVLEPGAEVLCPAPYFVEYGFYVENHGGTLRSVPARPLTFELDLGALAESITEHTRCVLINSPNNPTGRVYSRQELAALADVLRRASSRFGRPILLVSDEPYRFLAYDQAEVPGIFPLYEHSVVVSSFSKNLALAGERVGYVAVNPAMPEAARLMEGLVLANRILGFVNAPAVGQRLLAEALGHGVDVSVYAARRKAMAEVLEAAGFSFSLPQGAFYFFPRIPRGNDDTAFVRLLMEERILAVPGSGFGYPGYFRLAFCVDEAVIRGAAQGFARAFAAASA, encoded by the coding sequence ATGATTCTGAGCTCCCGCATTGAAGATTATCTGTCCAGAGCGTCGTGGATCCGGCGCATGTTCGAGGCCGGTATCGAACTGAAAAAACAGTACGGCGCGGACAATGTGTATGATTTCAGCCTGGGCAATCCCGATCTGGCTCCGCCCGCCGCCGTGGCTGCCGGTCTGCGGAAACTGGCCGACGAGGCGGAAAAGCCGTTCGCTTTCGGCTACATGCCCAACGCGGGCTACCCGCAGGTGCGGGAACAACTGGCCAGAACCGTCAGTGCGGAGCAGGGCGCGGCCGTGTCCGCCGCCAACGTGATCATGACCTGCGGCGCGGCGGGCGGCATCAACGCCCTTTTCCGGGCCGTGCTCGAACCGGGCGCCGAGGTGCTCTGTCCCGCGCCGTATTTTGTGGAGTACGGGTTCTACGTTGAAAACCACGGTGGCACACTTCGCTCCGTGCCCGCCAGGCCGCTGACCTTCGAGCTCGATCTGGGTGCTTTGGCTGAGAGCATCACCGAACATACCCGCTGCGTGCTGATCAATTCGCCCAACAATCCCACGGGGCGCGTGTACTCCCGGCAGGAGCTGGCGGCTTTGGCGGATGTGCTGCGCCGGGCTTCGAGCCGGTTCGGCCGGCCCATTCTTCTGGTTTCGGACGAGCCCTACCGCTTTCTGGCCTACGATCAGGCCGAGGTGCCGGGGATTTTTCCCCTTTATGAGCACAGCGTGGTGGTCAGCTCCTTTTCCAAGAATCTGGCTCTGGCCGGAGAGCGCGTGGGCTATGTGGCCGTGAACCCGGCCATGCCCGAGGCCGCGCGGCTGATGGAAGGGCTGGTGCTGGCCAACCGTATTCTCGGCTTTGTCAACGCTCCGGCCGTAGGGCAGCGGCTTCTGGCCGAAGCGTTGGGACATGGGGTGGACGTATCCGTTTACGCCGCCCGGAGAAAAGCCATGGCCGAGGTGCTTGAGGCGGCCGGATTTTCCTTTTCTCTGCCTCAGGGGGCGTTCTACTTTTTTCCCCGCATTCCTCGCGGCAACGATGATACGGCTTTCGTCAGACTGCTGATGGAGGAGCGGATTCTAGCCGTGCCCGGATCGGGCTTCGGCTATCCCGGCTATTTTCGGCTGGCGTTCTGTGTGGACGAAGCCGTCATCCGGGGAGCGGCTCAGGGCTTTGCCCGGGCTTTTGCCGCCGCCTCCGCATGA
- a CDS encoding NYN domain-containing protein, translated as MNSEEQKKLAVLIDADNASAGLAQELFEEIAKYGIASVKRIYGDWSSPTLKGWKDILLKHALVPVQQFAYTKGRDATDMGLIIDAMDLLYSSTFDGFCLVSSDSDFTPLASRIRASGLTVYGFGKNTTPEAFRQSCDRFFYIENFGSEPCLQIYTNGDGEQKDNSIKKQQKIEGQLRNILYKAIKDSAEEDTGWASVSKIGIYLSQTQPDFDPRSHGYAKLSGILKALGGLQFRYDESTRMYCRKFPYLELRAIINEAMPKFQNKQGWAKINAMEKYIKPRWSYLEYGFESFSAFLETVKYVEIKGDAMRVVRQLNGDNKTE; from the coding sequence ATGAACAGTGAAGAGCAGAAGAAGCTCGCGGTATTGATTGATGCCGACAACGCTTCGGCAGGATTGGCTCAAGAGTTATTTGAAGAGATCGCCAAGTACGGAATAGCCAGTGTCAAACGAATTTATGGTGATTGGAGCAGTCCAACCCTGAAGGGGTGGAAAGATATACTATTAAAGCATGCTCTCGTTCCAGTTCAGCAATTTGCTTATACAAAAGGTAGAGATGCGACGGATATGGGCTTGATTATTGATGCCATGGATTTGTTATATAGCTCCACATTCGATGGATTTTGCTTGGTATCGAGTGATAGTGATTTTACTCCATTGGCTTCTCGAATTCGAGCTAGTGGATTGACTGTTTATGGATTTGGAAAGAATACAACACCGGAAGCATTTCGGCAATCTTGTGATAGATTTTTTTATATTGAGAATTTTGGTTCTGAGCCATGCTTGCAAATATATACAAATGGAGATGGTGAGCAAAAAGATAATTCTATTAAAAAACAACAAAAAATTGAAGGACAATTAAGGAATATTTTGTATAAAGCAATAAAGGATAGTGCAGAAGAAGATACAGGATGGGCTTCTGTATCAAAGATAGGTATATATCTGAGTCAGACTCAGCCTGATTTTGATCCACGTAGCCATGGATACGCAAAATTATCAGGAATATTAAAAGCGTTAGGGGGATTGCAGTTCAGATATGATGAGTCAACTCGTATGTATTGCAGAAAATTTCCTTATCTTGAACTGAGGGCGATAATTAATGAAGCAATGCCAAAATTTCAAAACAAACAAGGATGGGCAAAAATAAATGCAATGGAAAAATATATTAAACCAAGGTGGTCGTATTTAGAATATGGATTTGAATCCTTCTCTGCATTCTTAGAAACTGTCAAATATGTTGAGATAAAGGGAGATGCTATGCGAGTAGTGCGACAGTTAAATGGGGATAATAAAACAGAGTAA
- a CDS encoding sigma-54 dependent transcriptional regulator: protein MTARRILFISRPEFISPVHADLKRNDCQAVVVEDKPSALKVLESKKPDLVFTLPSLPGYRAQDFLEVAAGYDVPVVVFSEKGSSGEARQFMELGAEDYWLAPLTWEKIRAMLPREVPVRPAPSASSAPPPKDFSIIGKHPAVARVLALARQVAPSRATVLISGESGTGKEMFARYIHAHSGRENGPFVAVNCAALPEHLLESELFGHEKGAFTGAIARKLGKFELASGGTLLLDEISEMDLALQAKLLRALQEGEIDRVGGGETVRVDVRVLATTNRNLERHVEEGHFRQDLFYRLNVIPLRLPALSQRGDDVLLLAETFMRRYAREYGLGEMTLSQEARDWLLSYAWPGNVRELQNLMERAVLLAGSGAIRPVHFLMDGEEWTPAADEEAPPAERPVLPDAGGRIPTIQEMEMQLIMKSLDTTMGNRTRASELLGISVRTLRNKLNEYRNAGLDIEAARG from the coding sequence ATGACGGCCAGACGTATCCTTTTCATTTCCCGCCCTGAATTCATTTCCCCCGTTCATGCGGATCTGAAGCGCAATGACTGCCAGGCCGTAGTGGTGGAAGACAAGCCTTCCGCCCTGAAGGTGCTGGAATCCAAAAAGCCGGATCTCGTGTTCACCCTGCCTTCCCTGCCCGGCTACCGGGCGCAGGATTTTCTGGAGGTGGCCGCCGGATACGATGTGCCAGTGGTGGTTTTCTCGGAAAAGGGCAGTTCCGGGGAGGCGCGGCAGTTCATGGAGCTTGGCGCGGAGGATTACTGGCTGGCCCCCCTGACCTGGGAGAAGATCAGGGCGATGCTCCCCCGCGAAGTTCCCGTCCGGCCCGCTCCGTCCGCGTCTTCGGCTCCGCCCCCCAAGGATTTTTCCATCATCGGCAAACATCCGGCCGTGGCCCGGGTGCTGGCCCTGGCCAGGCAGGTGGCTCCGTCCAGAGCCACGGTGCTCATTTCCGGGGAGTCGGGCACAGGCAAGGAAATGTTCGCCCGCTACATCCATGCCCATTCCGGCCGGGAAAACGGGCCTTTTGTGGCCGTGAACTGCGCGGCCCTGCCCGAGCATCTGCTGGAGAGCGAGTTGTTCGGACATGAGAAGGGCGCGTTTACCGGCGCCATTGCGAGAAAGCTGGGCAAGTTCGAGCTGGCCTCGGGCGGGACTCTGCTTCTGGATGAAATTTCCGAGATGGATCTGGCTTTGCAAGCCAAGCTGCTCCGCGCCCTGCAGGAAGGAGAGATTGACCGCGTGGGCGGCGGCGAAACGGTCCGGGTGGATGTGCGGGTACTGGCCACCACCAACCGGAATCTGGAGCGGCATGTGGAGGAGGGGCATTTCCGTCAGGATCTTTTCTACCGCCTGAATGTCATCCCTTTGCGCTTGCCCGCCCTGTCCCAGCGCGGCGACGACGTGCTGCTGCTGGCCGAAACCTTCATGCGCCGCTACGCCCGCGAGTACGGCCTGGGCGAGATGACTCTTTCACAGGAAGCGCGGGACTGGCTTCTGTCCTATGCCTGGCCCGGCAATGTCCGCGAGTTGCAGAACCTGATGGAGCGGGCCGTGCTGCTGGCCGGTTCCGGCGCCATCCGTCCCGTGCATTTTCTCATGGACGGAGAGGAATGGACGCCTGCGGCCGATGAAGAAGCCCCGCCCGCGGAGCGCCCCGTCCTGCCGGATGCCGGCGGCCGCATTCCGACCATTCAGGAAATGGAAATGCAGCTGATCATGAAAAGCCTGGACACGACCATGGGCAACAGAACCAGGGCCTCGGAGCTGCTGGGCATTTCCGTGCGCACCCTGCGCAACAAGCTGAACGAATACAGAAACGCCGGGCTGGATATCGAGGCCGCACGGGGATGA